In the genome of Sulfurovum xiamenensis, one region contains:
- a CDS encoding AAA family ATPase, which produces MTNKQDNRSWYMKYQPRILDEMILPTSRPDIVQNIAKSYNDGFIRGNMLASGQHGLGKTSLTELMAKKVAKHPSNIIRMDNNKKRLGEIHSWLIKMTPQDDGQLVVIIEEIDRLAPAIQDELKSSGILEKYQERCTFLATTNYPDKVDPALLDRFNIHIVFKELPDNDIFSKLSYIIKAEGIDYEDDDLNNFLEARRGRSLRSIISEAENISATGVFSPYFYYEHENEPHALSERIYRDTLKSLNDKYGMTMTREEVIEVIHIKSSTADTRIKEGYGFPRGIPIKKGQMIFPAASVAAYIATVR; this is translated from the coding sequence ATGACCAATAAACAAGACAATCGCTCATGGTACATGAAGTACCAACCAAGAATTTTAGATGAAATGATTCTGCCAACAAGTAGACCTGATATCGTTCAAAATATCGCTAAATCATACAATGATGGCTTCATTAGAGGCAATATGCTTGCTAGTGGACAGCATGGACTCGGTAAAACCTCTCTCACAGAACTGATGGCTAAAAAAGTTGCAAAGCACCCTAGTAACATCATACGAATGGATAATAATAAAAAGAGACTTGGGGAGATACACTCATGGTTGATAAAAATGACCCCACAAGATGATGGACAGCTAGTTGTGATTATCGAAGAGATTGACCGTTTAGCTCCTGCTATTCAAGACGAACTCAAATCAAGCGGTATACTAGAAAAATACCAAGAAAGATGCACGTTCCTCGCAACGACAAACTATCCAGACAAGGTTGACCCAGCCTTGCTTGATAGATTCAACATTCATATAGTGTTTAAAGAGTTACCTGACAATGATATCTTTTCAAAGTTGTCATACATAATTAAAGCAGAAGGAATAGATTATGAAGATGATGACCTAAATAACTTTCTAGAAGCTCGCAGGGGTAGAAGCCTTAGAAGCATCATTAGTGAAGCTGAAAATATATCCGCTACAGGAGTCTTTAGTCCCTACTTCTATTATGAGCACGAAAACGAACCTCATGCTTTAAGTGAAAGAATATACAGAGATACTCTCAAAAGCCTAAATGATAAGTATGGCATGACAATGACACGAGAGGAAGTAATAGAGGTGATACACATCAAATCATCAACAGCTGATACTAGGATAAAAGAGGGATACGGCTTTCCGAGAGGAATCCCAATCAAAAAAGGTCAGATGATTTTCCCAGCGGCAAGCGTAGCTGCCTATATTGCAACAGTTCGCTAA